One region of Pongo pygmaeus isolate AG05252 chromosome 21, NHGRI_mPonPyg2-v2.0_pri, whole genome shotgun sequence genomic DNA includes:
- the BLCAP gene encoding bladder cancer-associated protein has product MYCLQWLLPVLLIPKPLNPALWFSHSMFMGFYLLSFLLERKPCTICALVFLAALFLICYSCWGNCFLYHCSDSPLPESAHDPGVVGT; this is encoded by the coding sequence ATGTATTGCCTCCAGTGGCTGCTGCCTGTCCTCCTCATCCCCAAGCCCCTCAACCCCGCCCTGTGGTTCAGCCACTCCATGTTCATGGGCTTCTACCTGCTCAGCTTCCTCCTGGAACGGAAGCCTTGCACAAtttgtgccttggttttcctGGCAGCCCTGTTCCTTATCTGCTATAGCTGCTGGGGAAACTGTTTCCTGTACCACTGCTCCGATTCCCCGCTTCCAGAATCGGCGCATGATCCCGGCGTTGTGGGCACCTAA
- the NNAT gene encoding neuronatin isoform X3 has product MAAVAAASAELLIIGWYIFRVLLQVFLECCIYWVGFAFRNPPGTQPIARSVQVLPAEAGVHGVADRAAGVGGAQAASPQLRPQLPALGGRIIRCSCASRPAREPVPRRNVGSPVFPRQRSTWQGQ; this is encoded by the exons ATGGCGGCAGTGGCGGCAGCCTCGGCTGAACTGCTCATCATCGGCTGGTACATCTTCCGCGTGCTGCTGCAG GTGTTCCTGGAATGCTGCATTTACTGGGTAGGATTCGCTTTTCGAAATCCTCCAGGGACACAGCCCATTGCGAGAA GTGTTCAGGTACTCCCTGCAGAAGCTGGCGTACACGGTGTCGCGGACCGGGCGGCAGGTGTTGGGGGAGCGCAGGCAGCGAGCCCCCAACTGAGGCCCCAGCTCCCAGCCCTGGGCGGCCGTATCATCAGGTGCTCCTGTGCATCTCGACCAGCACGGGAGCCAGTGCCGCGCAGGAATGTGGGGTCCCCTGTGTTCCCTCGCCAGAGGAGCACTTGGCAAGGTCAGTGA
- the NNAT gene encoding neuronatin isoform X2, which translates to MAAVAAASAELLIIGWYIFRVLLQVFRYSLQKLAYTVSRTGRQVLGERRQRAPN; encoded by the exons ATGGCGGCAGTGGCGGCAGCCTCGGCTGAACTGCTCATCATCGGCTGGTACATCTTCCGCGTGCTGCTGCAG GTGTTCAGGTACTCCCTGCAGAAGCTGGCGTACACGGTGTCGCGGACCGGGCGGCAGGTGTTGGGGGAGCGCAGGCAGCGAGCCCCCAACTGA
- the NNAT gene encoding neuronatin isoform X1, whose protein sequence is MAAVAAASAELLIIGWYIFRVLLQVFLECCIYWVGFAFRNPPGTQPIARSEVFRYSLQKLAYTVSRTGRQVLGERRQRAPN, encoded by the exons ATGGCGGCAGTGGCGGCAGCCTCGGCTGAACTGCTCATCATCGGCTGGTACATCTTCCGCGTGCTGCTGCAG GTGTTCCTGGAATGCTGCATTTACTGGGTAGGATTCGCTTTTCGAAATCCTCCAGGGACACAGCCCATTGCGAGAAGTGAG GTGTTCAGGTACTCCCTGCAGAAGCTGGCGTACACGGTGTCGCGGACCGGGCGGCAGGTGTTGGGGGAGCGCAGGCAGCGAGCCCCCAACTGA
- the LOC129021840 gene encoding peptidyl-prolyl cis-trans isomerase A-like: MVSPTLFFDITVDDEPLGPFSFELFADKIPKAAENFRAVSTGEKGFSYKVSGFHRIIPGFICQGGDFTRHNGTGGKSICGEKSDDENFILKHTSPGILSVVNAGPNTNGSQFVICTAKTEWLDGKQVVFGKVKEGMKIVEAMERFGSRNGKTSKKITIADCRQLQ; the protein is encoded by the coding sequence ATGGTCAGCCCCACCTTGTTCTTCGACATCACTGTCGATGACGAGCCCTTAGGTCCCTTCTCCTTCGAGCTATTTGCAGACAAGATTCCAAAGGCAGCAGAAAACTTTCGTGCTGTGAGCACTGGAGAAAAAGGATTTAGTTATAAGGTTTCCGGCTTTCACAGAATTATTCCAGGATTTATATGTCAGGGTGGTGACTTCACACGCCATAATGGCACTGGTGGCAAGTCCATCTGTGGGGAGAAATCTGATGATGAGAACTTCATCCTAAAGCATACAAGTCCTGGCATCTTGTCCGTGGTAAATGCTGGACCCAACACAAACGGTTCCCAGTTTGTCATCTGTACTGCCAAGACTGAGTGGTTGGATGGCAAGCAGGTAGTCTTTGGCAAGGTGAAAGAAGGCATGAAGATTGTGGAGGCCATGGAGCGCTTTGGGTCCAGGAATGGCAAGACCAGCAAGAAGATCACCATTGCTGACTGTAGACAACTCCAATAA